The Gemmatimonadota bacterium genome has a segment encoding these proteins:
- a CDS encoding amidase, producing the protein MTRSAGEVARDIARGHTTACEVVTASLEAIERTQPHLNAFITVMRESALAAAGAIDRRRAKREPLGPLAGVPLAVKDLIFTRDALTTGGSRIYGDGLPAQADAPVVRRLRRAGCVVVGKANLHEVALGVTNVNEHFGPARNPWNTDRVSGGSSGGSAVAVAADLCPLAVGTDTRGSIRIPAAACGITGFKPSYGLVSVEGVIPLAHSLDHVGPMARGVDDAALMLAAMLPPGRGAALLKGSRAPVKRLVIGVSEYHMRDLDGPVARALESALKALRPLVRDLREVRIPELDGVQDASTVLASSEAVAFHDEYLRNRPDGYGPQVRQRMEAGYARTAVEYLRAQEKRSMVQAAFAAAFASVDLLVGATLPVVPPPIDAPAMVRINGRELTTVEAFTRCNGPQNVAGIPALSVPAGIAGGLPVGLQVFGPMGADAQVLALGRAWQRHTDWHERRPRGPASRRAGP; encoded by the coding sequence ATGACGCGGTCGGCCGGTGAGGTGGCGCGCGACATCGCCCGCGGGCACACCACGGCCTGCGAGGTCGTGACGGCCTCGCTCGAGGCGATCGAGCGGACGCAGCCCCATCTCAATGCGTTCATCACCGTCATGCGTGAGAGCGCCCTGGCCGCCGCCGGGGCCATCGATCGACGCCGCGCAAAGCGTGAGCCCCTCGGTCCGCTGGCCGGCGTTCCCCTCGCGGTGAAGGACCTGATCTTCACGCGCGATGCGCTGACCACCGGCGGCTCCCGGATCTACGGCGACGGATTGCCAGCGCAGGCCGATGCCCCGGTCGTGCGTCGCTTACGGCGGGCAGGGTGCGTCGTGGTCGGCAAGGCGAACCTGCATGAGGTCGCGTTAGGCGTCACGAACGTCAACGAGCACTTCGGCCCGGCCCGTAACCCGTGGAATACCGACCGGGTCTCCGGGGGCTCCTCCGGGGGGTCGGCCGTCGCCGTGGCGGCGGACCTCTGTCCGCTGGCGGTCGGGACCGACACGCGCGGCTCCATCCGGATCCCGGCCGCCGCCTGCGGGATCACCGGGTTCAAGCCGTCGTATGGCCTCGTGTCCGTTGAGGGGGTGATTCCCCTCGCCCATTCCCTCGACCATGTGGGTCCGATGGCCCGTGGGGTGGACGATGCTGCCCTCATGCTCGCGGCGATGCTTCCACCGGGGAGGGGGGCGGCCTTGTTGAAGGGATCGCGCGCGCCAGTGAAACGGCTCGTGATTGGAGTGTCCGAATACCACATGCGCGACCTTGATGGGCCGGTGGCGCGTGCCCTGGAGTCGGCCCTGAAGGCGCTACGACCGCTGGTGCGTGACCTGCGGGAGGTCCGGATACCAGAGCTCGATGGGGTGCAGGACGCGTCCACGGTCCTGGCGAGCAGTGAGGCGGTGGCATTCCACGATGAGTACCTGCGCAACCGACCGGATGGCTACGGTCCCCAGGTGCGCCAGCGCATGGAAGCCGGGTACGCGCGGACCGCCGTGGAGTACCTTCGCGCGCAGGAGAAGCGGTCCATGGTTCAGGCGGCCTTCGCCGCGGCCTTTGCATCGGTGGACCTTCTGGTGGGGGCGACCCTTCCGGTGGTCCCGCCGCCGATCGATGCCCCGGCCATGGTCCGGATCAACGGTCGCGAGTTGACGACCGTCGAGGCGTTCACGCGCTGCAACGGGCCGCAGAACGTGGCGGGGATCCCCGCGCTCAGCGTGCCCGCGGGAATCGCGGGCGGGCTTCCGGTCGGCCTCCAGGTGTTTGGTCCGATGGGTGCCGACGCCCAGGTCCTGGCCCTTGGCCGCGCCTGGCAGCGGCACACCGACTGGCACGAACGGCGCCCGCGGGGGCCAGCGAGCCGGCGGGCGGGACCGTAG
- a CDS encoding 4a-hydroxytetrahydrobiopterin dehydratase, with translation MAVAPLSDIEIHRELGSLPGWSRRGNSLVKVFAFPDFMAGIAWVRQVAEAAESRDHHPDLDIRYTKITVTLSTHSAGGITVKDFELARAIDVLPVGR, from the coding sequence ATGGCCGTCGCACCGCTCTCGGATATCGAGATCCACCGTGAACTGGGCTCCCTGCCCGGGTGGTCGCGTCGCGGGAATTCGCTGGTGAAGGTCTTTGCGTTTCCCGACTTCATGGCCGGGATCGCCTGGGTGCGCCAGGTAGCCGAGGCTGCGGAATCCCGCGATCACCACCCAGACCTTGATATTCGGTATACGAAAATCACCGTGACGCTGTCCACGCACTCGGCGGGAGGCATCACGGTGAAGGATTTCGAGCTGGCGCGCGCGATCGACGTGCTGCCGGTGGGGCGTTAG
- a CDS encoding Bax inhibitor-1/YccA family protein: MGVSYRPLNPPIVVRTGAERATLVRRTYTLVFASVLVTMAGVWFAMGQPRIMEAVIRHPIITMLCTLAPLFIAMKMRNAFPANLGLVFLFTFVEGIAISPIVYLYSKTNPALIGQAGILTGSTFGALTVYAWLSRRDFSAWGSFFMIGVWVLIATSLLNLFFQNETASLWISGATVMVFGGLLVFDTWRIRNLYGPDDYVAAAVNIYLDLLNMFLAILHLLGGRSRD; this comes from the coding sequence ATGGGCGTCTCGTACCGCCCGCTCAATCCCCCGATTGTCGTCCGCACCGGCGCCGAGCGCGCCACGCTCGTGCGACGGACCTACACGCTGGTCTTCGCGAGCGTGCTCGTCACGATGGCGGGTGTCTGGTTCGCGATGGGGCAGCCGCGGATCATGGAAGCCGTGATCCGGCATCCGATCATCACCATGCTGTGTACGCTCGCACCGCTCTTCATCGCCATGAAGATGCGGAACGCGTTCCCGGCCAACCTCGGGCTGGTCTTCCTTTTCACGTTTGTCGAGGGAATCGCGATCTCCCCGATCGTCTACCTCTACTCAAAGACCAACCCGGCCCTCATCGGCCAGGCCGGCATCCTCACCGGATCCACGTTCGGGGCGCTCACCGTCTACGCCTGGCTGTCGCGGCGCGACTTCAGTGCGTGGGGGTCATTCTTCATGATCGGCGTGTGGGTCCTGATTGCGACCTCACTCCTCAACCTGTTCTTCCAGAACGAAACGGCGTCGCTGTGGATCTCCGGCGCCACCGTCATGGTGTTTGGCGGGCTCCTGGTGTTTGATACCTGGCGCATCCGCAACCTCTACGGTCCGGATGACTACGTGGCCGCAGCGGTCAACATCTACCTGGACCTGCTCAACATGTTCCTCGCGATCCTGCACCTCCTCGGAGGTCGCAGCCGCGACTAA